One genomic region from Euzebya tangerina encodes:
- a CDS encoding DUF559 domain-containing protein, with amino-acid sequence MIPKHVIDAFKADPGRILSAAQLRRVGVNRLVAASWAHDGDTERLLHGIYRLAQGRRPPDQCLHVPVRYLSQRAVEGKDAVAITGGAALALFDAAGFTLPMRPLVLVDRSRSPRTAPEVYRPRRVRMDDVDVWRVRGLPLASPARALADAALPGQLSDPAVRSAVDSLRSARVLRLEEAVEHWRSLPGAGAKRLLDFWSSGAFNQESEGERRLFREVFEPFPPLPDCQVTVHGKLRVDFVFLSAGLIIEYDGSPHDGSADRDASRRYALERLGYRVIVVTKSMLQDPAGLAEFIHGVRRWREQQILKGELVCPALPASELRRTDLHTLAPTG; translated from the coding sequence ATGATTCCAAAGCACGTCATCGACGCATTCAAGGCCGATCCCGGCCGCATCCTCTCCGCCGCACAGCTGAGACGGGTGGGGGTCAATCGACTCGTGGCGGCCTCGTGGGCCCATGACGGAGACACCGAGCGGCTCCTGCACGGCATCTACCGATTGGCTCAGGGTCGCCGCCCACCTGATCAGTGCCTCCACGTTCCGGTCCGCTACCTCTCCCAGCGAGCTGTTGAGGGCAAGGATGCGGTCGCGATCACCGGCGGGGCCGCTCTGGCACTCTTCGACGCGGCCGGCTTCACCCTTCCGATGAGACCCCTGGTCCTGGTGGACCGTTCTCGAAGTCCACGCACCGCGCCGGAGGTGTACCGACCCCGGAGGGTCCGCATGGACGACGTAGATGTCTGGCGAGTCCGAGGGCTACCGCTCGCGAGTCCTGCCCGGGCGTTGGCGGACGCGGCGCTGCCCGGCCAACTGTCAGACCCCGCGGTCCGCTCAGCGGTCGACTCGTTGCGCAGCGCGCGAGTGCTTCGCCTCGAGGAGGCGGTGGAGCACTGGCGAAGTCTCCCCGGAGCAGGAGCGAAACGGCTGCTGGACTTCTGGTCCTCCGGGGCGTTCAACCAGGAGAGCGAGGGCGAACGACGACTGTTCCGCGAGGTGTTCGAGCCGTTCCCGCCCCTGCCCGACTGTCAGGTCACCGTTCACGGGAAGCTCCGGGTGGACTTCGTCTTCCTCTCCGCGGGCTTGATCATCGAGTACGACGGAAGCCCCCATGACGGTTCGGCGGATCGGGACGCCTCCCGACGCTACGCACTCGAGCGCCTTGGGTACCGAGTGATCGTCGTCACGAAGTCCATGCTCCAAGATCCAGCTGGCCTGGCTGAGTTCATCCACGGAGTCCGGCGTTGGAGGGAACAG
- a CDS encoding SCO6745 family protein, which yields MTPAELARAMHGVIEPVHAILYFAAEVQERYAVMGLEPRGQGYIAGRAAPMGPVGPEVAAATFYNFNPLLFQQALPATWSVASPDDLLTARAAGIEAVYERVDAPTDGLEEATELAGRAVAACSFEGRPLAAANAGVELPGTPFADLFQRVTMLREYRGDGHIAALVGEGVGAVEALVLYTGWQDRVSQRFLQKSRFWDDEAWGAAVAALQARALHDGDGLTDAGRALREEIEQRTDQLASRPWAALGEEDSLRLWDLLAPLAAALNEGEAYPRPYPLPSRPG from the coding sequence GTGACCCCCGCAGAGCTGGCCCGTGCCATGCACGGTGTCATCGAACCCGTCCACGCCATCCTCTACTTCGCGGCGGAGGTGCAGGAGCGGTACGCCGTGATGGGACTCGAGCCCCGCGGGCAGGGGTACATCGCCGGTCGGGCAGCGCCGATGGGGCCCGTGGGACCGGAGGTGGCAGCGGCGACCTTCTACAACTTCAACCCGTTGCTCTTCCAGCAGGCGCTGCCCGCGACGTGGTCCGTGGCCTCGCCGGATGATCTGCTGACCGCCCGCGCCGCGGGAATCGAGGCGGTGTATGAGCGGGTGGACGCACCGACGGATGGACTGGAGGAGGCAACCGAGTTGGCCGGGCGAGCCGTGGCCGCCTGCAGCTTCGAAGGCCGACCGCTGGCGGCCGCCAATGCGGGTGTCGAGTTGCCGGGTACGCCGTTCGCGGACCTCTTCCAACGGGTGACGATGCTGCGGGAGTACCGCGGCGACGGGCACATCGCCGCCCTGGTGGGGGAGGGGGTCGGGGCCGTCGAGGCCCTGGTTCTCTATACGGGGTGGCAGGACCGGGTGTCACAGCGCTTCCTGCAGAAGTCGCGCTTCTGGGACGACGAGGCGTGGGGTGCCGCCGTGGCGGCCCTGCAGGCCCGGGCTCTGCACGACGGCGATGGTCTGACCGACGCCGGGCGGGCACTACGCGAGGAGATCGAACAGCGGACCGACCAACTCGCGTCCCGGCCGTGGGCTGCGCTGGGGGAGGAGGACTCGCTCCGGCTGTGGGACCTGCTCGCTCCCTTGGCGGCGGCCTTGAACGAGGGGGAGGCCTACCCCCGTCCGTATCCGCTGCCCAGCCGGCCTGGCTGA
- the pafA gene encoding Pup--protein ligase: MHRRIFGIECEYGVTCTFRGQRRLSPDEVARYLFRRVVSWGRSSNVFLENGARLYLDVGSHPEYATAECDTVRSVVAHDKAGERILEGLVAQAEERLHEEGIAGTIYLFKNNTDSAGNSYGSHENYLVARFGEFQKLADTLIPFLVSRQIFAGAGKVLQTPRGAVYSISQRAEHIWEGLSSATTRSRPIINSRDEPHADAERFRRLHVIVGDSNMGEYTTWLKVATCDLVLRMIESGAVMRDLSLDNPIRAIREISHDMTCRRRVKLAGGREMSALQIQREYHARVSQFVQSTGSDPETDHVLAEWGRILDTLSDDPLKLSREVDWVTKYQLIQDYRTKRGLELSDPKIAMLDLQFHDVNTSRGLYYVLQRNNKVDRVTDDHEISTAMSMPPQTTRAKLRGDFIRQAKAKRRDFTVDWVHLKLNDQAQRTVLCKDPFQSSDERVAKLINSM; this comes from the coding sequence ATGCACCGTCGGATCTTCGGCATCGAGTGCGAGTACGGCGTCACCTGCACGTTCCGCGGACAGCGGCGGCTCTCACCCGACGAGGTCGCCCGGTACCTCTTCCGCCGCGTCGTCTCATGGGGTCGAAGCTCGAACGTCTTCCTCGAGAACGGTGCACGCCTGTACCTCGATGTCGGATCCCACCCCGAGTACGCAACGGCCGAGTGCGACACCGTCCGCTCCGTTGTCGCCCACGACAAGGCCGGCGAGCGGATCCTCGAGGGGCTCGTCGCCCAGGCGGAGGAGCGGCTGCACGAGGAGGGGATCGCCGGAACCATCTACCTCTTCAAGAACAACACCGACTCCGCGGGGAACTCCTACGGCAGCCATGAGAACTACCTCGTCGCCCGCTTCGGCGAGTTCCAGAAGCTCGCCGACACGCTGATTCCGTTCCTGGTCAGCCGCCAGATCTTCGCCGGGGCCGGCAAGGTCCTGCAGACGCCCCGCGGCGCGGTCTACTCGATCTCCCAGCGCGCGGAGCACATCTGGGAGGGGTTGTCCTCCGCCACGACGCGGTCGCGCCCAATCATCAACTCCCGCGACGAGCCACACGCCGACGCCGAGCGGTTCCGCCGCCTCCACGTGATCGTCGGCGACTCCAACATGGGGGAGTACACCACCTGGTTGAAGGTCGCGACCTGTGACCTGGTGCTGCGGATGATCGAGTCGGGGGCGGTGATGCGCGACCTATCGCTCGACAACCCCATCCGGGCCATCCGTGAGATCTCCCACGACATGACCTGTCGCCGCCGCGTGAAGCTCGCGGGCGGGCGCGAGATGTCGGCGCTGCAGATCCAGCGGGAGTACCACGCGCGGGTCAGCCAATTCGTGCAGTCCACCGGGTCGGATCCCGAGACCGACCACGTCCTGGCCGAGTGGGGTCGGATCCTGGACACGCTGTCCGACGACCCGCTCAAGCTGTCCAGAGAGGTCGACTGGGTCACCAAGTACCAGCTGATCCAGGACTACCGCACCAAGCGTGGGTTGGAGCTGTCGGATCCCAAGATCGCAATGCTCGACCTGCAGTTCCATGACGTGAACACCAGCAGGGGCCTGTACTACGTCCTCCAGCGGAACAACAAGGTGGACCGGGTCACGGACGATCACGAGATCTCCACCGCGATGTCCATGCCGCCACAGACCACGCGTGCGAAGCTCCGGGGTGACTTCATCCGGCAGGCCAAGGCAAAACGGCGGGACTTCACCGTGGACTGGGTGCACCTGAAGCTGAACGACCAGGCGCAGCGGACGGTGCTCTGCAAGGACCCGTTCCAGTCCTCCGACGAGCGGGTCGCCAAGCTGATCAACTCGATGTGA
- a CDS encoding serine/threonine-protein kinase, whose translation MSDDVVELGIDDLTDAVVVGEGGFGTVYKARQESLRRDVAVKVVTNTVKDRKVRIRFEREIQAMGMLSGHPNIVTVYDSGFTEQGKPYILMDFMERGSLGDRLEKTGAIPPAEVLTMMVKVCGALETAHQAGILHRDLKPENILVSGYGEPKLGDFGIARLKGGPETQTSSLTASIEHVAPELLEAKPPDAATDLYALGSTMYKLLIGEAAFVHSTDQSIVPALSRIKDDPVPDLRAKGIPDDVAALVERAMAKRQDQRFGSAAQMGHAIRDAQTRMGHPVTPLPVREDEAAAVRESTRTIHSDDIARSIEGISALRAGADQRGTTDIGPKGQPPQHAPPQPSPPPADQAPPPGWSAAGAGTRPPGPGTPTSPGAQGPGPHQPAAVQPRQHQPQYASGPAGYVPQQGAFGNRTAQPPPPAQSSALPKILAGVGAVAIVIIGGLFFLAGGDDEPDDDPTPVVAGDPTPPEVTTAPEVTTPPATQTTPAAPLMPAETRDPDPVTEEPTAEPAPEYAAFERLRDDTDAITVDVPRPWSDVNGGPWIINDEPVGQQIEASTDLERFRTTWAEPGVIFGVSEQLRANLDPNAVLDALDFSNQCEYTGRTPYEDQAYTGFRDDYINCGATDADYVIVAAEPPEQDTILLVQFQGLEPRDDAALQTVLDTFFILPEATPTPTPSPTPSQ comes from the coding sequence ATGAGTGACGACGTTGTAGAGCTGGGCATAGACGACCTCACCGACGCGGTCGTCGTCGGTGAAGGCGGGTTCGGCACGGTCTACAAGGCCCGGCAGGAGTCACTGCGCCGCGACGTGGCCGTCAAGGTCGTCACCAACACCGTGAAGGACCGCAAGGTCCGCATCCGCTTCGAGCGGGAGATCCAGGCGATGGGGATGCTCTCGGGACACCCCAACATCGTCACGGTGTACGACTCGGGCTTCACCGAGCAGGGCAAGCCCTACATCCTGATGGACTTCATGGAGCGCGGCTCCTTGGGCGACCGGCTGGAGAAGACGGGGGCGATCCCCCCGGCCGAGGTGTTGACCATGATGGTCAAGGTCTGCGGGGCACTCGAGACGGCGCACCAAGCCGGCATCCTCCATCGGGACCTGAAGCCCGAGAACATCCTGGTCAGCGGGTACGGCGAGCCCAAGCTGGGTGACTTCGGCATCGCCCGCCTCAAGGGCGGGCCTGAGACCCAGACCTCCAGCCTCACCGCCTCGATCGAACACGTGGCGCCTGAGTTGCTGGAGGCCAAGCCCCCGGACGCGGCCACCGACCTGTACGCACTCGGGTCCACGATGTACAAGCTGTTGATCGGCGAGGCGGCGTTCGTCCACTCGACGGACCAGTCGATCGTGCCGGCGCTCAGCCGGATCAAGGACGACCCGGTTCCCGACCTGCGGGCCAAGGGCATCCCCGACGACGTGGCCGCCCTGGTTGAACGAGCCATGGCCAAGCGGCAAGATCAGCGCTTCGGCTCGGCAGCCCAGATGGGGCACGCCATCCGTGACGCGCAGACGCGGATGGGACACCCGGTGACGCCGTTGCCCGTCCGAGAGGACGAAGCCGCAGCGGTTCGCGAGTCGACCCGGACCATCCACTCCGATGACATCGCCCGCTCGATCGAGGGCATCAGCGCGCTGCGAGCCGGCGCCGATCAGCGTGGCACCACCGACATCGGACCGAAGGGCCAGCCACCGCAACACGCGCCACCGCAACCCTCGCCGCCACCGGCCGATCAAGCGCCGCCGCCCGGCTGGTCCGCGGCCGGCGCCGGCACCCGCCCACCGGGCCCCGGCACGCCAACCTCGCCTGGCGCCCAGGGCCCTGGGCCCCACCAGCCAGCGGCCGTCCAACCACGCCAGCACCAGCCGCAGTACGCGTCGGGACCGGCGGGCTACGTCCCGCAACAAGGCGCCTTCGGCAATCGAACCGCCCAGCCACCCCCACCGGCCCAGTCCTCCGCGCTCCCCAAGATCCTGGCGGGCGTCGGAGCGGTCGCGATCGTGATCATCGGGGGCCTCTTCTTCCTCGCTGGCGGGGACGACGAACCCGATGATGATCCGACCCCGGTGGTAGCGGGTGATCCGACCCCTCCCGAGGTCACCACGGCGCCCGAGGTCACGACCCCGCCGGCAACCCAGACGACACCGGCCGCGCCGCTGATGCCGGCAGAGACCCGTGATCCGGACCCCGTCACCGAGGAGCCCACCGCGGAGCCAGCCCCCGAGTACGCCGCGTTCGAACGGCTGCGCGACGACACCGATGCCATCACCGTCGACGTGCCGCGGCCATGGTCCGACGTGAACGGCGGTCCCTGGATCATCAACGACGAGCCGGTCGGGCAGCAGATCGAGGCGTCAACCGACCTGGAGCGGTTCCGGACCACCTGGGCCGAGCCCGGCGTCATCTTCGGTGTCAGCGAGCAACTTCGAGCGAACCTCGACCCGAATGCGGTCCTGGACGCTCTCGACTTCTCCAACCAGTGCGAGTACACCGGTCGGACCCCGTACGAGGACCAGGCCTACACCGGATTCCGTGATGACTACATCAACTGCGGCGCCACCGATGCTGATTACGTGATCGTGGCCGCAGAACCACCGGAGCAGGACACCATCCTCCTGGTGCAGTTCCAAGGCCTCGAGCCTCGCGACGACGCCGCCTTGCAGACGGTGCTCGACACCTTCTTCATCCTCCCCGAGGCGACGCCCACGCCGACGCCAAGTCCGACACCCAGCCAGTAG
- the prcA gene encoding proteasome subunit alpha, with the protein MPMMPYVSPEQAMKDKADFARKGISRGRSVVALTTASGVLFVAENPSATLHKVSEIYDCIAFAAVGKYNEFEQLRVAGIRLADVKGYQYSRQDVTGRALANAYANAMGATFTDSPKPLEVELVVAEVAAEHVELYHILFDGSITDEDSFVAIGGRAEAINEALGQTYQPDMDRAAALRTTVAALEQVEERTMDADRLEVAGLDRSLGRRKFFRLDERGVAELLDAE; encoded by the coding sequence ATGCCGATGATGCCCTACGTCTCGCCCGAGCAGGCGATGAAGGACAAGGCCGACTTCGCCCGCAAGGGCATCAGTCGCGGCCGGTCCGTCGTGGCGCTGACCACCGCCAGTGGGGTCCTGTTCGTCGCCGAGAACCCCTCCGCCACGCTGCACAAGGTCAGCGAGATCTACGACTGCATCGCCTTCGCCGCCGTCGGTAAGTACAACGAGTTTGAGCAGCTGCGCGTCGCCGGCATCCGGCTGGCAGACGTGAAGGGCTACCAGTACTCCCGGCAAGACGTGACCGGTCGGGCGCTGGCCAACGCCTACGCCAACGCCATGGGGGCGACGTTCACCGACTCACCCAAGCCGCTGGAGGTGGAGCTGGTCGTCGCCGAGGTCGCCGCCGAGCACGTCGAGCTGTACCACATCCTGTTCGACGGCTCGATCACCGACGAGGACAGCTTCGTCGCCATCGGTGGCCGCGCCGAGGCGATCAACGAGGCGCTGGGCCAGACCTACCAGCCCGACATGGACCGGGCTGCGGCGCTCCGCACCACGGTGGCCGCTCTGGAGCAGGTCGAGGAGCGGACGATGGACGCCGACCGGCTGGAGGTGGCGGGTCTTGACCGGTCGCTGGGACGGCGGAAGTTCTTTCGATTGGATGAGCGCGGCGTTGCGGAGCTCCTCGACGCAGAGTGA
- the prcB gene encoding proteasome subunit beta, whose translation MTDRLARTDPFDYSGSSFSDLIRRISPLDWPGEPAGHLPHVEGTTIVAAVYEGGVVIAGDRRATAGNLISKRDMRKIFQTDRVSAVGISGSAGPAIELAKVFATELEHYEKVEGSELSLEGKANKLASMVRGNLPMAMQGLVIVPLFAGYDRRSEVGRIFDFDVAGGRYEERRFSATGSGGLHARASLKARWERGMGADEAVDLTISALWDAADEDSATGGPDTVRGLYPIVAQIDADGYAEREEDEVAERARQVADARGDRLSAGSAIADRNPRPDAPA comes from the coding sequence ATGACCGACCGGCTGGCCCGCACCGATCCGTTCGACTACTCCGGCTCATCCTTCAGCGACCTGATCCGCCGGATCTCCCCACTCGACTGGCCCGGTGAGCCGGCTGGTCACCTCCCGCACGTCGAGGGCACGACGATCGTCGCCGCGGTCTACGAGGGTGGTGTGGTGATCGCCGGTGACCGTCGGGCGACCGCCGGCAACCTGATCTCCAAGCGGGACATGCGCAAGATCTTCCAGACCGACCGCGTGTCGGCGGTCGGGATCTCCGGCTCAGCCGGCCCGGCGATCGAACTGGCCAAGGTGTTCGCCACGGAGCTCGAGCACTATGAGAAGGTCGAGGGCAGCGAGCTGTCACTGGAGGGCAAGGCCAACAAGCTGGCGAGCATGGTCCGCGGCAACCTCCCGATGGCCATGCAGGGTCTGGTCATCGTCCCGCTTTTCGCGGGCTACGACCGCCGCTCCGAGGTGGGCCGGATCTTCGACTTCGACGTGGCCGGCGGCCGGTATGAGGAGCGCCGGTTCTCGGCGACCGGCTCGGGAGGACTGCACGCCCGCGCATCGTTGAAGGCCCGTTGGGAACGCGGCATGGGCGCCGATGAGGCCGTCGACCTGACCATATCGGCCCTGTGGGATGCGGCCGACGAGGACTCCGCCACCGGTGGACCCGACACCGTTCGCGGCCTCTACCCGATCGTCGCCCAGATCGACGCCGACGGATACGCCGAGCGTGAGGAGGACGAGGTGGCCGAGCGCGCCCGTCAGGTGGCCGACGCCCGGGGCGACCGGTTGTCGGCCGGGTCCGCCATCGCCGACCGCAACCCCCGCCCCGACGCGCCCGCCTGA
- a CDS encoding ubiquitin-like protein Pup, with translation MSDGGQVRKQKGKQTEEQDATVDSESPEVDTSDVDDLLDEIDGVLEENAEEFVKNYVQKGGE, from the coding sequence ATGAGCGACGGCGGTCAGGTCCGCAAGCAGAAGGGCAAGCAGACCGAGGAGCAGGACGCCACGGTCGACAGCGAGAGCCCCGAAGTCGACACCTCCGACGTCGATGACCTGCTCGATGAGATCGATGGTGTGCTCGAGGAGAACGCCGAGGAGTTCGTCAAGAACTACGTCCAGAAGGGCGGCGAGTAG
- the dop gene encoding depupylase/deamidase Dop yields MALPPTIGIETEFGISVIGRPEFNPVLASSLVVNAYNADGRSRAKWDYEDEDPLQDARGYTQQDAHDPALDDDIGLANSILTNGARFYVDHAHPEYSSPEVTNPRDAVIWDKAGERVLEIAAEKAAPLIPGHDHANPGRILITKNNTDGKGAAYGMHENYIVARETPFGEIVRQLTPLFITRQALVGAGRVGTEFPGAEVDYQVTQRADFFEVEVGLETTLKRPIINTRDEPHADPDRFRRLHVIIGDANMSEICTFLKVGQTALVLGMIEDGFLPAAPAISSPVTTLHAVSHDLTCRKTVSLVDGRKVRPMELQWHYLEWAQKWVASHDAPDWANEVLSVWDRLITAIEDDPMSLDGVVDWVTKYRIMQRYVERDGLNWDDQKLKLIDIQYSDVRRDKGLYNRLVATGRVETMVSEDDVQHAIANPPRDTRAYFRGRCLEKYRDNVTAAGWDSMIFDVGGETLQRVPMMDPTRGTEAMVGELIDNADTARDLLDRLRG; encoded by the coding sequence ATGGCCCTCCCCCCAACCATCGGCATCGAGACCGAGTTCGGCATCTCCGTCATCGGGCGGCCCGAGTTCAACCCGGTGCTGGCCTCATCACTGGTCGTCAACGCCTACAACGCCGACGGCCGCAGCCGGGCCAAGTGGGACTACGAGGACGAAGACCCCCTCCAGGACGCCCGCGGCTACACCCAGCAGGACGCCCACGATCCAGCCCTCGACGACGACATCGGGCTGGCCAACTCGATCCTAACCAACGGCGCCCGGTTCTACGTCGACCACGCCCACCCGGAGTACTCCTCCCCCGAGGTCACCAACCCGCGGGATGCCGTCATCTGGGACAAAGCCGGTGAGCGGGTCCTCGAGATCGCCGCCGAGAAGGCCGCCCCGCTCATCCCCGGCCACGACCACGCCAACCCCGGCCGGATCCTGATCACCAAGAACAACACCGATGGCAAGGGTGCCGCCTACGGGATGCACGAGAACTACATCGTCGCCCGGGAGACGCCGTTCGGCGAGATCGTCCGGCAGCTCACCCCGCTGTTCATCACCCGCCAGGCCCTCGTGGGGGCGGGCCGTGTCGGCACCGAGTTCCCCGGCGCGGAGGTCGACTACCAGGTCACCCAGCGTGCCGACTTCTTCGAAGTGGAGGTCGGGCTGGAGACGACCCTCAAGCGGCCAATCATCAACACCCGCGACGAGCCGCACGCCGACCCCGACCGCTTCCGCCGCCTCCACGTGATCATCGGCGACGCCAACATGAGCGAGATCTGCACCTTCCTCAAGGTTGGTCAGACCGCGCTGGTCCTCGGGATGATCGAGGACGGGTTCCTCCCCGCCGCCCCGGCCATCTCGAGTCCGGTCACGACGCTGCACGCCGTCTCCCACGACCTCACGTGCCGCAAGACGGTCAGTCTGGTCGACGGCCGCAAGGTCCGACCCATGGAACTGCAGTGGCATTACCTCGAGTGGGCCCAGAAGTGGGTCGCGAGCCACGACGCCCCCGACTGGGCGAATGAGGTCCTGTCGGTCTGGGACCGCCTCATCACCGCCATCGAGGACGACCCCATGAGCCTGGACGGCGTGGTCGACTGGGTCACGAAGTACCGGATCATGCAGCGCTACGTCGAGCGGGACGGCCTGAACTGGGACGACCAGAAGCTCAAGCTGATCGACATCCAGTACTCCGATGTCCGGCGCGACAAGGGCCTGTACAACCGCCTCGTCGCCACCGGCCGGGTCGAGACCATGGTCAGCGAGGACGACGTCCAGCACGCGATCGCCAACCCACCCCGCGATACCCGCGCCTACTTCCGCGGTCGCTGCCTCGAGAAGTACCGCGACAACGTGACTGCCGCAGGCTGGGACTCGATGATCTTCGACGTCGGCGGGGAGACCCTCCAGCGCGTCCCCATGATGGACCCGACCCGTGGGACCGAGGCCATGGTGGGTGAACTGATCGACAACGCCGACACGGCAAGAGACCTCCTGGACCGGCTCCGCGGCTAG
- a CDS encoding DUF559 domain-containing protein, with product MRTHRGVITPEVARRGGLTRHKLVNAHVSGELVRVRHRVYTTRGAIVNWDDELFADLEACWRNAYASHSAALALHGLRHQELPLRRELVVHGSARPTVAQNVVVHRTRRLERFDLTKINGIPCTTVERALIDVAGRLSERARLELMDDAVMKGLADRDLLHGRCLDLVSGRSGVRTLLEATRPGAELAFKSSLEKAGLELLHRAGVRDMRINVIPERAPAAGVTDVVSETDRLIVDWDGLRFHSSRRARERDNEKSNQCALAGYTLLRFTWNHVHHQPVYVIDLARRTVDA from the coding sequence ATGCGAACGCACCGCGGCGTGATCACACCTGAGGTGGCGCGTCGTGGTGGCCTGACGCGACACAAGCTCGTGAACGCGCACGTTTCAGGCGAACTCGTCCGGGTCCGGCACCGCGTCTACACGACCAGGGGCGCGATAGTCAACTGGGACGACGAGCTCTTCGCCGACCTCGAGGCCTGCTGGCGCAACGCCTACGCCTCGCACTCCGCTGCTCTGGCGCTCCATGGGCTGCGACACCAGGAGCTCCCGCTTCGGCGAGAGCTCGTCGTCCACGGGAGTGCCCGTCCAACCGTCGCACAGAACGTGGTGGTCCACCGGACTCGCCGCCTCGAACGCTTCGACCTCACGAAGATCAACGGGATCCCGTGCACGACGGTGGAGCGGGCGCTCATCGATGTCGCAGGACGGCTGTCGGAGCGGGCGCGCCTCGAGCTGATGGACGATGCAGTGATGAAGGGCTTGGCTGACCGAGACCTGCTGCACGGCCGGTGCCTCGACCTCGTCAGTGGGCGTTCTGGCGTCAGAACGCTGCTGGAGGCAACTCGACCCGGGGCTGAGCTGGCATTCAAGTCCAGCTTGGAGAAGGCGGGCCTCGAGCTGCTTCACCGGGCGGGGGTGCGGGACATGCGCATCAACGTGATCCCCGAACGAGCGCCCGCCGCGGGGGTCACGGATGTGGTGTCGGAGACCGATCGACTGATCGTGGACTGGGACGGTCTGCGCTTCCACAGCTCCCGCCGTGCGCGCGAGCGCGACAACGAGAAGTCCAACCAGTGCGCTCTTGCCGGCTATACGTTGCTGCGTTTCACCTGGAACCACGTTCACCATCAGCCGGTCTACGTGATCGACCTGGCGCGGCGGACGGTGGATGCCTGA
- a CDS encoding Type 1 glutamine amidotransferase-like domain-containing protein, whose translation MSGRLALVGSGEFLPAMSVVDTILLEGAPARVAVIPTAAAPEGDRSVRRWFDLAHRHYDALGAEVVEVDVRTAEDADGDQSVEALEGCGLIYLSGGNPAFLAETLRGTALAAAIAQQWAAGAALAGCSAGAMALGSQTLSMRGGTVEGLGLAGAITTIPHFDKFGFAQRLAGLAAQLVSSGVAVVGVDEETAVVWEPGTGEWRSHGAGRVYLLSGTGAKGEGFPDGVAVPLPAPV comes from the coding sequence ATGAGTGGCCGACTGGCCCTGGTCGGGAGCGGCGAGTTCCTCCCGGCCATGTCGGTGGTGGACACGATCCTGCTCGAGGGTGCGCCGGCCCGTGTGGCCGTGATCCCGACAGCCGCAGCCCCGGAGGGTGACCGCAGTGTCCGCCGCTGGTTCGACCTGGCTCACCGCCACTACGACGCGCTGGGGGCTGAGGTCGTCGAGGTCGACGTCCGGACCGCCGAGGATGCCGACGGGGATCAGTCGGTCGAGGCGCTGGAGGGCTGTGGCCTGATCTACCTCTCCGGTGGGAATCCGGCGTTCCTCGCCGAGACGCTCCGGGGGACGGCGCTGGCGGCGGCGATCGCGCAGCAATGGGCGGCTGGGGCCGCGCTGGCGGGGTGCTCGGCGGGGGCGATGGCGCTGGGATCGCAGACCCTGTCCATGCGTGGTGGGACGGTGGAGGGGTTGGGCCTGGCGGGAGCGATCACCACCATCCCGCACTTCGACAAGTTCGGATTCGCGCAGCGGCTCGCGGGATTGGCAGCCCAGTTGGTCTCGAGCGGCGTGGCGGTCGTGGGCGTGGATGAGGAGACCGCCGTGGTCTGGGAACCGGGGACGGGGGAGTGGCGGTCGCACGGGGCGGGACGGGTCTACCTGCTCTCGGGCACCGGCGCGAAAGGGGAGGGCTTTCCGGACGGGGTCGCGGTCCCGCTCCCAGCTCCGGTCTAG